One Vigna unguiculata cultivar IT97K-499-35 chromosome 11, ASM411807v1, whole genome shotgun sequence DNA window includes the following coding sequences:
- the LOC114170670 gene encoding uncharacterized protein LOC114170670, protein MPFLSSFAFHLCLYSSNTMAIKKPLNLVFFIFLVSLPFVQSEFKKTTLHFLKVVFRSVKSQTNTQVARFGNEAASSTGTVEDSAREVPTGPDPLHHNNHPIGH, encoded by the exons ATGCCATTCCTCTCTTCTTTCGCCTTCCATCTCTGTCTCTACTCCTCCAACACAATGGCCATCAAGAAACCCCTCAACcttgttttcttcatttttcttgttTCACTCCCATTTGTTCAATCCGAGTTCAAGAAAACCACTCTTCATTTCCTTAAGGTTGTTTTTCGCTCTGTTAAGTCTCAAACAAACACACAG GTTGCAAGATTTGGGAATGAAGCTGCTTCTTCTACTGGCACGGTTGAAGACTCAGCAAGAGAAGTTCCAACGGGACCTGACCCTCTTCATCACAATAAT